The Pseudofrankia inefficax genome window below encodes:
- a CDS encoding ankyrin repeat domain-containing protein, translating to MTAEPMGRLIPEDDPIAAELVLAVHGGDVDAVRRLLAEDPSLASARILARRGGTSTPLLVVTDWPGYFRNGPEIVRLLIEAGADPNARTTDRAGEPGETPLHYAASSDDVDVAAALIDGGADINAPDGSIGTPLANAVGYACWHVARLMVARGAEVSQPWEAAALGMLGRLDELLGDQPAADKVSQAFWHACAGGQRRAAEYLLTRGADLHWVPDYAQGTPLDTAKGLGTRQENVITWLQEQGARSSKPDE from the coding sequence GTGACGGCGGAGCCGATGGGCAGGCTGATCCCCGAGGATGACCCGATCGCGGCGGAGCTGGTGCTCGCGGTTCACGGTGGCGATGTGGATGCGGTCAGGCGGCTCCTCGCGGAGGACCCGAGTCTTGCGTCAGCTCGGATCCTCGCCAGGCGTGGGGGCACGAGTACTCCGCTGCTGGTAGTCACCGACTGGCCCGGCTACTTCCGTAATGGCCCAGAGATCGTCCGTCTTCTGATCGAAGCGGGCGCCGATCCGAACGCCCGGACGACCGACCGGGCGGGGGAACCCGGGGAAACCCCACTGCACTATGCAGCCAGCAGCGACGACGTCGACGTCGCAGCAGCACTGATCGATGGGGGCGCGGACATCAATGCGCCGGATGGATCGATCGGCACTCCACTGGCCAACGCGGTCGGGTACGCCTGCTGGCACGTCGCCAGGCTGATGGTGGCCCGCGGCGCCGAGGTCAGCCAGCCGTGGGAGGCAGCCGCGCTGGGAATGCTCGGTCGACTCGATGAACTGCTCGGCGATCAACCAGCCGCCGACAAGGTGTCGCAGGCGTTCTGGCACGCGTGTGCGGGCGGCCAGCGCCGCGCCGCGGAATACCTGCTGACCCGTGGAGCCGATCTCCACTGGGTCCCCGACTACGCCCAGGGAACGCCACTGGACACCGCCAAAGGCCTGGGCACCCGGCAGGAAAACGTCATCACCTGGCTCCAGGAACAGGGCGCACGCTCATCAAAGCCAGACGAATAA